One genomic segment of Actinoplanes ianthinogenes includes these proteins:
- a CDS encoding glycoside hydrolase family 53 protein has product MRTSLRALIGSAIAAVTLMAMNPAPAQAASLTMLGADVSSLQRTLDLGGKYYTAAGAAADPYDILKGAGANYMRLRVWNNPASGYNNKAKVLQQAKAIKAKGLKLLVDFHYSDTWADPGKQYPPAAWSSHTLAQLQTDVYNYTYDVCTALKSQGTTPDSVQIGNEINVGMLWPAGKVTNSNFAPLASLLKSGYNATKACNSGTQVMIHTADADSDANARWFYDGIKAQGVSWDITALSYYCMWHGTLANLYNVIADVKSRYGKPVVVVETAYMYTTANADGETNSIPGTTTCDGQPATKAGQGTEFTWIQNTARNAGAIGVFYWEPTWYAIAGNGWDPANINGTGDGWDNMATFDATGKFNSNVKWTA; this is encoded by the coding sequence ATGCGCACATCCCTCCGTGCCCTCATCGGGTCCGCGATAGCCGCGGTCACGCTGATGGCAATGAACCCCGCTCCCGCACAAGCCGCCTCCCTCACCATGCTCGGCGCCGACGTGTCGTCGCTGCAGCGCACGCTCGACCTGGGCGGCAAGTACTACACCGCGGCCGGAGCGGCCGCGGATCCCTACGACATCCTCAAGGGCGCCGGCGCCAACTACATGCGGCTGCGGGTCTGGAACAACCCGGCCAGCGGTTACAACAACAAGGCGAAGGTGCTCCAGCAGGCGAAGGCGATCAAGGCCAAGGGGCTGAAGCTGCTGGTCGACTTCCACTACTCGGACACCTGGGCCGACCCCGGCAAGCAGTACCCGCCGGCGGCGTGGAGCTCGCACACGCTCGCGCAGTTGCAGACCGACGTCTACAACTACACCTACGACGTGTGCACCGCGTTGAAGTCGCAGGGCACCACGCCGGACAGCGTGCAGATCGGCAACGAGATCAACGTCGGCATGCTGTGGCCGGCCGGCAAGGTCACGAACAGCAATTTCGCGCCGCTCGCCAGCCTCCTCAAGTCTGGATACAACGCGACAAAGGCGTGTAACAGCGGCACTCAAGTCATGATCCACACGGCGGACGCGGACAGTGACGCGAACGCGCGGTGGTTCTACGACGGGATCAAGGCGCAGGGTGTCTCGTGGGACATCACGGCGCTGTCGTACTACTGCATGTGGCACGGCACGCTGGCGAACCTGTACAACGTGATCGCCGACGTGAAGTCCCGATATGGCAAGCCGGTCGTGGTGGTGGAGACGGCGTACATGTACACCACCGCCAACGCCGACGGCGAGACGAACTCGATTCCCGGCACCACGACGTGCGACGGCCAGCCGGCGACGAAGGCGGGTCAGGGGACCGAGTTCACCTGGATCCAGAACACGGCTCGCAACGCGGGCGCCATCGGCGTCTTCTACTGGGAGCCGACCTGGTATGCCATCGCCGGGAACGGCTGGGACCCGGCGAACATCAACGGGACCGGCGACGGGTGGGACAACATGGCCACCTTCGACGCCACCGGCAAGTTCAACAGCAACGTCAAGTGGACCGCCTGA
- a CDS encoding MarR family winged helix-turn-helix transcriptional regulator: MNDVNRKAGVPATVAYRLGTLGAQAADRFAARVEEHGVKPKHVGLMAALDAGESASQLELATRLGVAPSLIVALADHLERLGAVDRARDPGDRRRQVLSLTDRGRELLATCAAAAHALDDELTAALSPADRAELTRLLGLLAAGG, translated from the coding sequence GTGAACGATGTCAATCGAAAGGCCGGGGTGCCGGCGACCGTCGCCTACCGGTTGGGCACGCTGGGTGCCCAGGCCGCCGACCGGTTCGCCGCCCGGGTCGAGGAGCACGGCGTCAAGCCGAAACACGTCGGCCTCATGGCCGCCCTGGACGCGGGGGAGTCCGCCTCCCAGTTGGAGCTCGCCACCCGCCTCGGCGTCGCGCCGAGCCTGATCGTGGCCCTCGCCGACCACCTGGAGAGACTGGGCGCCGTCGACCGGGCCCGCGACCCCGGTGACCGCCGTCGTCAGGTGCTCAGCCTCACCGACCGCGGCCGGGAGCTGCTCGCCACCTGCGCGGCCGCGGCGCACGCCCTCGACGACGAACTCACCGCCGCGCTGAGCCCCGCCGACCGCGCGGAGCTGACCCGGCTGCTCGGCCTGCTGGCCGCCGGGGGATGA
- a CDS encoding YrdB family protein: protein MLIMIAAFGLELAVYAAAGYWGFTCSRRWPVRVLAGVGAPVLFALVWGWFGAPTATYPVQGLGRVALEVLWFGGGAAALWLRGRRTLAVAFVAVYLVTTGAQLL, encoded by the coding sequence ATGCTGATCATGATTGCGGCGTTCGGGCTGGAGCTCGCCGTCTATGCCGCTGCCGGCTACTGGGGCTTCACGTGTTCTCGCCGCTGGCCGGTGCGGGTGCTCGCCGGTGTGGGCGCGCCGGTGTTGTTCGCCCTGGTGTGGGGCTGGTTCGGCGCGCCCACGGCGACTTATCCGGTGCAGGGGCTCGGGCGGGTCGCCCTGGAGGTGCTCTGGTTCGGCGGGGGCGCGGCCGCGCTGTGGCTGCGGGGCAGGCGCACCCTGGCGGTCGCTTTCGTCGCGGTTTATCTGGTGACCACGGGCGCGCAGCTGCTGTGA
- a CDS encoding HAAS signaling domain-containing protein, which produces MNDIAADEITGYVAEVRLALGGVPEATREELLDDLPEHLAEVLAEGVGTLTERLGSPSAYAAELLAAAGLPGPEKEQSPWVTWPELRDRVSPWLRAADTRVGPILGYEQASEFLVLLRPAWWVLRGYLVAMLLANLLDGGGAPIGLLPRVGGSDVMALLLLGACVVASIWFGRRELPDKPWPRYALWSGTALLILISLAGFVGADSSTRFEPSFDATYSGNSQYDNIQDVFVYDSQGHLVEDAQLYDQNGAPLQLGGSSCTDPETGESWTSWQRGYPHCPQANPFRSPSPTAEDPSPAPSDLTPSASLPAPPVSPSASYRAPSSAPSPSAAR; this is translated from the coding sequence GTGAACGACATCGCAGCGGACGAGATCACCGGCTACGTCGCCGAGGTGCGCCTGGCCCTCGGCGGAGTGCCGGAGGCCACCCGCGAGGAACTGCTCGACGACCTCCCGGAACACCTGGCCGAGGTGCTCGCCGAGGGGGTCGGCACGCTGACCGAGCGGCTGGGCTCGCCGTCGGCCTACGCCGCCGAGCTGCTCGCCGCGGCCGGCCTGCCCGGTCCGGAGAAGGAGCAGTCGCCCTGGGTCACCTGGCCGGAGCTGCGCGACCGGGTCTCGCCCTGGTTGCGGGCGGCGGACACCCGGGTCGGCCCGATCCTCGGTTACGAGCAGGCGAGCGAATTCCTGGTCCTGCTGCGCCCGGCCTGGTGGGTGCTGCGCGGCTACCTGGTCGCCATGCTCCTGGCGAACCTGCTGGACGGCGGCGGCGCGCCGATCGGCCTGCTGCCCCGGGTCGGCGGCAGCGACGTGATGGCGCTGCTCCTGCTCGGCGCGTGCGTGGTGGCGTCGATCTGGTTCGGCCGCCGGGAGCTGCCGGACAAGCCCTGGCCCCGGTACGCCCTCTGGTCCGGCACCGCCCTGCTGATCCTGATCTCGCTGGCCGGGTTCGTCGGCGCGGACAGCAGCACGCGGTTCGAACCGTCCTTCGACGCCACCTACAGCGGCAACAGTCAGTACGACAACATCCAGGACGTCTTCGTCTACGACTCCCAGGGCCACCTGGTCGAGGACGCCCAGCTCTACGACCAGAACGGCGCCCCGCTCCAGCTCGGCGGCTCGTCCTGCACCGACCCGGAGACCGGCGAGTCCTGGACCAGTTGGCAGCGCGGCTACCCACACTGCCCCCAGGCCAACCCGTTCCGCTCCCCGTCGCCCACCGCCGAGGATCCTTCCCCGGCGCCCTCGGACCTCACGCCGTCGGCCTCCCTGCCCGCTCCGCCGGTCTCGCCGTCGGCCTCCTACCGGGCTCCGTCGTCCGCCCCGTCCCCGTCCGCCGCCCGATGA
- a CDS encoding PadR family transcriptional regulator — MDTTQLLKGVLDLAVLAVLRDEDGYGYDILRRLRAAGLQEVGDASVYGTLRRLYANGFLNTYVVPSDEGPHRKYYALNAAGRAELERNGKTWRAFASIMDDLTRERGTA, encoded by the coding sequence GTGGATACGACCCAGCTTCTCAAGGGCGTCCTGGATCTGGCCGTCCTGGCCGTCCTGCGCGACGAGGACGGTTATGGATACGACATCCTGCGCCGGCTCCGCGCCGCCGGCCTCCAGGAGGTCGGCGACGCCTCGGTCTACGGCACCCTGCGCCGGCTCTATGCCAACGGCTTCCTGAACACCTACGTGGTGCCCAGCGACGAGGGCCCGCACCGCAAGTATTACGCGCTCAACGCCGCCGGACGGGCCGAGCTGGAGCGCAACGGCAAGACCTGGCGCGCATTCGCGTCGATCATGGACGATTTGACTCGCGAGCGGGGGACCGCGTGA
- a CDS encoding MMPL family transporter produces the protein MATLLHRLGLGAVRHRIIVTVAWLLALLAVAFGAVKLSGETVNTFRIPGQESTTALDLMKQRFGDASAGANVQVVFQAPAGQKITDPAVAGQVAQAVATFGKLPGVVVASDPFDKQAPAVSRDLSTALTTVTYGVQPSEVTDEERAAITGALDQARKGSVTVEARGEALSNAADVGGASEGVGVLVALIVLALSYGSLIAAGMNLLTAIIGVGIGVAGITTLSGFVQLQSTTPILAVMLGLAVGIDYALFIVTRFRHELRAGKDVESAAAYAVGTAGSAVVTAGLTVVIALAGLSVVGIPFLTEMGLAASATIVVAVLVAITLVPAILGFIGRKALPRKLRDAAPSGDTVAEGRGFIRGWAAVVTRQRVISLVLAVLALAVIALPFVKMQTTLAQRSPEGSTQAKADAIIDQRFGPGVSAPLLILVDGPDAMTYAATVQKQIAALPGVALAQPPRPDQKQTAALITVIPASGAEDQKTVDLVHAIRDQVADGDGATVYVTGQTAISIDVSQRLNDALPVYLALVVGLAFVLLVLVFRSLLVPVVGVIGFLLTIGAAFGATVAVFQWGWLADVVNAGSTGPIISLAPIIIVGILFGLAMDYQVFLVSRMHEAHAHGAAPRDAIVTGFRQAAPVVVAAATIMFAVFAAFVPQGNDTVKPIAFALAVGIAFDAFVVRMIAVPAALALLGRSAWWLPRWLRWLPELDVEGAALERKAAAEPHPVNV, from the coding sequence ATGGCAACGCTGTTGCATCGCCTCGGCCTCGGTGCCGTCCGGCATCGCATCATCGTCACCGTCGCCTGGTTGCTCGCCCTGCTGGCCGTGGCCTTCGGCGCGGTCAAGCTGTCCGGCGAGACCGTCAACACGTTCCGGATTCCCGGCCAGGAGTCCACCACCGCGCTCGACCTGATGAAGCAGCGGTTCGGCGACGCGTCGGCCGGCGCCAACGTGCAGGTGGTGTTCCAGGCCCCGGCCGGGCAGAAGATCACCGATCCGGCGGTCGCGGGCCAGGTCGCGCAGGCGGTCGCCACGTTCGGCAAGCTGCCCGGCGTGGTCGTGGCCAGCGACCCGTTCGACAAGCAGGCGCCCGCGGTGTCCCGGGACCTGAGCACCGCGCTCACCACGGTCACCTACGGCGTGCAGCCGTCCGAGGTGACCGACGAGGAGCGCGCCGCGATCACCGGCGCGCTGGACCAGGCGCGCAAGGGCAGCGTGACGGTCGAGGCGCGCGGCGAGGCGCTGAGTAACGCGGCCGACGTCGGGGGCGCCTCCGAGGGCGTCGGCGTGCTGGTCGCCCTGATCGTGCTGGCGCTCAGTTACGGCTCGCTGATCGCCGCCGGGATGAACCTGCTGACCGCGATCATCGGGGTCGGCATCGGCGTCGCCGGCATCACCACGCTGTCCGGCTTCGTCCAGCTCCAGTCGACGACCCCGATCCTGGCGGTGATGCTCGGCCTGGCGGTCGGCATCGACTACGCGTTGTTCATCGTCACCCGATTCCGGCACGAGCTGCGCGCCGGCAAGGACGTGGAGTCCGCCGCGGCGTACGCGGTGGGCACCGCCGGCTCCGCCGTGGTGACCGCCGGCCTCACCGTGGTGATCGCCCTGGCCGGCCTCTCCGTGGTCGGCATCCCGTTCCTCACCGAGATGGGCCTGGCCGCCTCGGCCACCATCGTGGTCGCCGTGCTCGTCGCGATCACCCTGGTCCCGGCGATCCTCGGCTTCATCGGCCGCAAGGCGCTGCCCCGCAAGCTGCGCGATGCCGCGCCGAGCGGGGACACGGTCGCCGAGGGTCGCGGCTTCATCCGCGGCTGGGCGGCCGTGGTGACCCGCCAGCGGGTGATCAGCCTGGTCCTGGCGGTCCTGGCGCTGGCCGTGATCGCGCTGCCGTTCGTCAAGATGCAGACCACCCTGGCGCAGCGCTCGCCCGAGGGCAGCACCCAGGCCAAGGCCGACGCGATCATCGACCAGCGCTTCGGCCCCGGCGTCTCCGCCCCGCTGCTCATCCTGGTCGACGGGCCGGACGCGATGACCTACGCGGCCACCGTGCAGAAGCAGATCGCCGCGCTGCCGGGCGTCGCCCTGGCCCAGCCGCCCCGGCCGGACCAGAAGCAGACCGCCGCCCTGATCACCGTCATCCCGGCCTCCGGCGCGGAGGACCAGAAGACCGTCGACCTGGTGCACGCCATCCGGGACCAGGTGGCCGACGGTGACGGCGCGACGGTGTACGTCACCGGTCAGACCGCGATCAGCATCGACGTCTCGCAGAGGCTCAACGACGCCCTCCCGGTCTACCTCGCTCTCGTGGTCGGCCTGGCCTTCGTGCTGCTGGTGCTGGTGTTCCGGTCGCTGCTGGTGCCGGTCGTCGGCGTGATCGGCTTCCTGCTCACCATCGGCGCGGCGTTCGGCGCCACGGTGGCGGTCTTCCAGTGGGGCTGGCTGGCCGACGTGGTCAACGCCGGCTCCACCGGCCCGATCATCAGCCTCGCGCCGATCATCATCGTCGGCATCCTGTTCGGCCTGGCCATGGACTATCAGGTGTTCCTGGTGTCCCGGATGCACGAGGCGCACGCACACGGCGCCGCACCGCGGGACGCCATCGTCACCGGCTTCCGCCAGGCCGCCCCGGTCGTGGTGGCCGCCGCGACGATCATGTTCGCGGTCTTCGCGGCGTTCGTCCCGCAGGGCAACGACACGGTCAAGCCGATCGCGTTCGCCCTGGCGGTGGGCATCGCCTTCGACGCCTTCGTGGTCCGGATGATCGCCGTCCCGGCGGCGCTCGCGCTGCTCGGCCGCTCCGCGTGGTGGCTGCCGCGCTGGCTGCGCTGGCTCCCGGAGCTCGACGTGGAGGGCGCGGCCCTGGAGCGCAAGGCCGCCGCCGAACCGCACCCCGTCAACGTCTGA
- a CDS encoding TetR/AcrR family transcriptional regulator produces MPRPTKQQIDDEILDAAAALFARHGFRETSVQRIADAVGYSKTGLLHRFPTKEALQEAVVERCVGQIREVAAAAAPLPPGPARDRSVIGGMARLALGQPGVVALMLSCLLAEPESEFGVALQLIGGEVAAAFGDEPFTEVVSGAGQLTHPERAIRVTGALGALAVASVALRDCFTPDALTTLVDVAYDALGHPPTH; encoded by the coding sequence ATGCCCCGTCCCACCAAGCAGCAGATCGACGACGAGATCCTCGACGCCGCGGCCGCCCTCTTCGCCCGGCACGGCTTCCGGGAGACCTCGGTGCAGCGCATCGCCGACGCGGTGGGTTATTCGAAGACCGGCTTGTTGCACCGCTTCCCGACCAAGGAGGCGTTGCAGGAGGCGGTCGTCGAGCGCTGTGTGGGGCAGATCCGGGAGGTCGCCGCGGCCGCCGCGCCGCTGCCGCCCGGTCCGGCCCGTGACCGGTCGGTGATCGGCGGCATGGCCCGGCTCGCCCTCGGCCAGCCCGGCGTGGTCGCGCTGATGCTCTCCTGCCTGCTGGCCGAGCCGGAGAGCGAGTTCGGCGTGGCGCTCCAGCTGATCGGCGGCGAGGTGGCCGCGGCGTTCGGCGACGAGCCGTTCACCGAGGTCGTCTCCGGCGCCGGGCAGCTCACCCACCCGGAGCGGGCGATCCGGGTCACCGGCGCGCTCGGCGCGCTCGCGGTGGCCAGCGTCGCCCTGCGCGACTGCTTCACTCCCGACGCCCTCACCACGCTCGTCGACGTCGCCTACGACGCGCTCGGGCATCCCCCCACCCACTGA
- a CDS encoding AAA domain-containing protein, which produces MASTHVDLGRGDATLPPPAAQAAQPTPADAPAPPDVQTQPAARTATDPPVTMDPPVTTDPPVTTDPPVTIDPPVTRDPPVTVDPLVTTDPRSAADPRAPEDSREQREAALRLRAGVCANPGLPALLDRGDSAAYAEVAGPIVAGDGLVGRALGVPGMVCLLQPGGAARVRTVADLAAVAAGSGHRVLIAGPDRVAVDEIVARLPAELTVIRVEEAGDGPRTLIGAAAELQQRALADTQARVRALEPWWGEPSSAQGWLRRLATALADAERAAGEADKVRAEADAAVEQARERLGAASRAARRAAEEAAREPAPPRGWRRLWTPRNRARAEAARLLAEAGAACRLEEERLVTMVAADPMVRAAADRAALAAVAAEHAREAAERSAHQLSRMLAGIAGATRIAGTAGGSGRVDRAGLVAFAARCGEWEPVLRRRAALLRDWRERLARAPGHLHAELLRNADVIGATWLGAGRPGHGHLDYDLVLIDHADRLPPSIAAVPLVRARRAILVGEPTATGGILGRMAAVLPPENLIVVPG; this is translated from the coding sequence ATGGCGTCGACCCATGTCGATCTAGGCCGCGGTGACGCGACGCTGCCTCCGCCCGCGGCCCAGGCCGCACAGCCCACCCCAGCCGACGCGCCGGCCCCGCCGGACGTGCAGACCCAGCCCGCCGCCCGGACCGCGACCGACCCGCCGGTCACGATGGACCCGCCAGTCACGACGGACCCGCCAGTCACGACGGACCCGCCGGTCACGATCGACCCGCCGGTCACGAGGGACCCGCCGGTCACGGTCGACCCGCTGGTCACGACGGACCCACGGTCTGCGGCGGACCCGCGGGCCCCGGAGGACTCGCGGGAGCAGCGGGAGGCGGCGTTGCGGCTGCGCGCGGGCGTGTGCGCGAACCCGGGGCTGCCCGCGCTGCTCGACCGGGGTGACAGCGCCGCCTACGCCGAGGTCGCCGGGCCGATCGTGGCGGGGGACGGGTTGGTGGGGCGGGCGTTGGGCGTACCGGGAATGGTTTGTCTGCTGCAACCCGGCGGCGCGGCGCGGGTCCGGACCGTCGCGGATCTCGCGGCCGTGGCGGCGGGCAGTGGACATCGGGTGCTGATCGCCGGGCCGGACCGGGTCGCGGTCGACGAGATCGTGGCACGGCTGCCCGCGGAGCTGACCGTGATCCGGGTGGAGGAGGCGGGGGACGGGCCGCGCACGCTCATCGGAGCCGCTGCTGAGCTGCAACAACGCGCTTTGGCGGACACTCAGGCCCGGGTTCGGGCGCTGGAGCCGTGGTGGGGGGAGCCGTCGTCGGCCCAGGGGTGGTTGCGGCGGTTGGCGACGGCGCTCGCCGACGCGGAGCGGGCTGCCGGTGAGGCGGACAAGGTCCGTGCCGAGGCGGATGCGGCCGTGGAGCAGGCGCGGGAACGTCTCGGTGCGGCGAGCCGCGCGGCCCGGCGGGCGGCTGAGGAAGCGGCGCGGGAACCGGCTCCACCGCGGGGCTGGCGCCGGCTGTGGACTCCGCGCAACCGGGCCCGCGCGGAGGCGGCTCGCCTGCTTGCCGAGGCCGGGGCGGCGTGCCGTCTGGAGGAGGAGCGCCTGGTCACGATGGTCGCGGCGGACCCGATGGTGCGGGCCGCCGCGGATCGGGCCGCGCTTGCCGCGGTGGCCGCCGAGCATGCCCGCGAAGCCGCCGAACGATCCGCGCACCAGCTGTCCCGCATGCTCGCCGGGATCGCCGGCGCGACCCGGATCGCCGGGACCGCTGGGGGCTCGGGGCGCGTTGATCGGGCTGGGCTGGTTGCCTTCGCGGCGCGCTGCGGGGAGTGGGAGCCGGTGCTGCGGAGGCGGGCCGCGTTGCTCCGGGACTGGCGGGAGCGGCTGGCGCGGGCGCCCGGCCACCTGCACGCCGAGCTGCTGCGTAACGCCGACGTGATCGGTGCGACCTGGCTCGGCGCCGGGCGGCCCGGGCACGGTCACCTCGACTACGACCTGGTGCTGATCGACCACGCGGACCGGCTGCCGCCATCGATCGCGGCGGTGCCGCTGGTCCGGGCCCGGCGCGCGATCCTCGTCGGCGAGCCGACCGCGACCGGCGGCATCCTGGGGCGGATGGCCGCCGTGCTGCCGCCGGAGAACCTGATCGTGGTCCCGGGGTGA
- a CDS encoding DUF4240 domain-containing protein → MDTARCWQIIEAARADAGPGWAGLDDRLEEALVTRLVELSLEELIGFEMRFAELQRGLDRPDVFLAAFLIGGGCEDDTFTDFRAGMVGLGHDWYHRVLSDPDQLADHPAVHAVAAGTIARDTLMTEGFQFAPMEAYERLTGDDEGFWAALDRAEEAAGIRHAEPAGTVPARLDRLAALFPDSRRLLDRHYPHLTSY, encoded by the coding sequence ATGGACACCGCGCGCTGCTGGCAGATCATCGAGGCGGCCCGGGCCGACGCCGGTCCGGGCTGGGCCGGACTGGACGACCGCCTGGAGGAAGCGCTGGTCACTCGACTGGTCGAGCTGTCGCTGGAGGAGCTGATCGGGTTCGAGATGCGGTTCGCCGAGTTGCAGCGCGGGCTCGACCGGCCGGATGTCTTCCTGGCCGCGTTCCTGATCGGCGGCGGGTGCGAGGACGACACGTTCACGGATTTCCGGGCCGGGATGGTCGGTCTCGGTCACGACTGGTACCACCGCGTCCTGTCCGATCCTGATCAGCTCGCGGACCACCCGGCCGTGCACGCCGTGGCGGCCGGGACGATCGCCCGGGACACCCTGATGACCGAGGGCTTCCAGTTCGCGCCTATGGAGGCATACGAGCGGCTGACCGGGGACGACGAGGGGTTCTGGGCGGCGCTGGACCGGGCCGAGGAGGCGGCCGGCATCCGGCACGCCGAGCCGGCCGGGACGGTGCCGGCTCGGCTGGACCGGCTGGCCGCCCTGTTCCCCGACTCGCGACGGCTGCTGGACCGCCACTACCCGCACCTGACCAGCTACTGA
- a CDS encoding amidohydrolase: MPADLVLTNGSVFTADPLRGPATTVVVRDGRILAVGTDEVRDRARPGAETVDLAGRLLLPGFQDAHVHAVMGGVELGQCDLTGTPDLDGYLRRVREYADAHPDLEWISGGGWAMEVFPGGVPGRELLDRVVPDRPVYLINRDHHGAWVNSRALELAGLDASSPDPADGRIDRRPDGSPAGGLQEGAMQLVARLLPEVTRAERLAGLLRAQALLHSLGVTAWQDAMLCATNGYPDVSDAYLEAATTGQLTATVVGALWWDRDRGAEQIPELVAKRDKHTVGRLRSDSVKLMLDGVAENFTAAMTRPYRDSCGCATTNAGLSFIDPAALRGYVTELDALGFQPHFHALGDRAVREALDAVEAARRANGFRDTRPHLAHLQVVDPAEVARFRPLGATANMQPFWASHEPQMDELTIPFLEPALAGRQYPFGDLLRAGVHLAAGSDWPVTTPDPLQGIHVAVNRSHHGSGYAAFLPGQELDRGTALTAYTAGSAFVNRLDDTGSVRPGFRADLVVLDRDPFRAPAAEIGEASVAMTFVDGEVVYAA, translated from the coding sequence ATGCCGGCTGATCTCGTCCTCACCAACGGTTCCGTCTTCACCGCCGACCCGCTGCGCGGACCGGCCACCACGGTGGTGGTCCGGGACGGGCGGATCCTCGCGGTCGGCACCGACGAGGTGCGCGATCGGGCCCGCCCCGGCGCGGAGACGGTCGACCTGGCCGGGCGGCTGCTGCTGCCCGGCTTCCAGGACGCGCACGTGCACGCCGTCATGGGCGGTGTCGAGCTCGGCCAGTGCGACCTGACCGGCACCCCGGACCTCGACGGCTACCTGCGCCGGGTGCGGGAGTACGCCGACGCCCACCCGGACCTGGAGTGGATCAGCGGCGGCGGCTGGGCCATGGAGGTCTTCCCCGGCGGCGTCCCCGGCCGGGAGCTGCTGGACCGGGTCGTCCCGGACCGCCCGGTCTATCTGATCAACCGGGACCACCACGGCGCCTGGGTGAACAGTCGCGCCCTGGAGCTCGCCGGCCTCGACGCGAGCAGCCCCGATCCCGCCGACGGCCGGATCGACCGCCGCCCGGACGGCAGCCCGGCCGGCGGGTTGCAGGAGGGCGCCATGCAGCTGGTGGCCCGGCTGCTGCCCGAGGTCACCCGGGCCGAGCGGCTGGCCGGGCTGCTGCGCGCGCAGGCACTGCTGCACTCGCTGGGCGTCACCGCCTGGCAGGACGCCATGCTCTGCGCGACCAACGGCTACCCGGACGTCTCCGACGCCTACCTGGAGGCGGCCACCACCGGGCAGCTCACCGCCACCGTGGTCGGCGCCCTGTGGTGGGACCGCGACCGCGGCGCCGAGCAGATCCCGGAGCTGGTCGCCAAGCGGGACAAGCACACCGTCGGCCGGCTGCGCAGCGACAGTGTGAAACTGATGCTGGACGGCGTCGCGGAGAACTTCACCGCCGCGATGACCCGGCCCTACCGGGACTCGTGCGGCTGCGCGACCACGAACGCCGGGCTGTCCTTCATCGACCCGGCGGCGCTGCGCGGCTACGTCACCGAGCTGGACGCGCTCGGCTTCCAGCCGCACTTCCACGCGCTCGGCGACCGGGCGGTCCGGGAGGCCCTGGACGCGGTCGAGGCGGCCCGGCGGGCGAACGGGTTCCGGGACACCCGGCCGCACCTGGCGCACCTGCAGGTGGTGGACCCGGCCGAGGTGGCCCGGTTCCGGCCGCTCGGCGCGACGGCGAACATGCAGCCGTTCTGGGCGTCGCACGAGCCGCAGATGGACGAGCTGACCATCCCGTTCCTGGAGCCGGCGCTCGCCGGGCGGCAGTACCCGTTCGGTGACCTGCTGCGGGCCGGGGTGCATCTGGCCGCCGGCAGCGACTGGCCGGTGACCACGCCGGACCCGTTGCAGGGCATCCACGTCGCGGTGAACCGGTCGCATCACGGGAGTGGATATGCCGCGTTCCTGCCCGGGCAGGAGCTGGACCGGGGGACGGCGCTGACCGCGTACACGGCCGGGTCGGCGTTCGTGAACCGGCTCGACGACACCGGCAGCGTCCGGCCCGGCTTCCGCGCCGACCTGGTGGTGCTGGACCGCGACCCGTTCCGCGCCCCGGCCGCCGAGATCGGCGAGGCCTCGGTGGCGATGACCTTCGTGGACGGCGAGGTCGTCTACGCGGCGTGA
- a CDS encoding LamG-like jellyroll fold domain-containing protein encodes MRRRSALISLLTTVSLLATAPMAARAAAPYDLANWPMNESSGAHWMSDSSGNGLDGQIGGEVGIGRTLNGATGYRFDRLEPDTPPPHPGHLVVVPNAAALNPGDRDYAVTLRLRTINHFGNIIQKGQATTGGGSFKLEIPNGRVTCSFRGDRGMLKAIAPFAINDGAWHVVTCVRVSTGVALAIDGRRVAGRQGWTGTIRNNWPVTIGGKLDCDQRTVGCDYFAGDLDYAKIQTA; translated from the coding sequence ATGCGACGCCGTTCCGCGCTGATCAGCCTGCTGACCACCGTCTCCCTGCTGGCCACCGCACCGATGGCGGCGCGCGCCGCGGCCCCCTACGACCTGGCGAACTGGCCGATGAACGAGTCGTCCGGCGCCCACTGGATGTCCGACAGCAGCGGAAACGGACTGGACGGGCAGATCGGCGGCGAGGTCGGCATCGGGCGCACCCTGAACGGCGCCACCGGCTACCGCTTCGACCGCCTCGAACCGGACACTCCGCCGCCGCACCCGGGCCATCTGGTCGTGGTTCCGAACGCCGCGGCACTCAATCCCGGCGACCGGGACTACGCGGTGACGCTCCGGCTGCGCACCATCAACCACTTCGGCAACATCATCCAGAAGGGCCAGGCCACCACGGGCGGCGGCAGCTTCAAACTGGAGATCCCGAACGGGCGGGTGACCTGCTCGTTCCGCGGCGACCGGGGCATGCTCAAGGCGATCGCGCCGTTCGCGATCAACGACGGGGCGTGGCACGTGGTGACCTGCGTGCGGGTCAGCACCGGGGTGGCGCTGGCCATCGACGGGCGGCGGGTGGCCGGGCGGCAGGGCTGGACCGGCACGATCCGCAACAACTGGCCGGTGACGATCGGCGGGAAGCTGGACTGCGACCAGCGGACGGTCGGGTGCGACTACTTCGCCGGCGACCTGGACTACGCAAAGATCCAAACCGCTTAA